From Streptomyces sp. Edi4, one genomic window encodes:
- a CDS encoding amino acid permease, producing MTSAQVDQHGDRPAGNEAAGTDSVNEPGEVAGEGYQRGLGARQIQMIAIGGAIGTGLFLGAGKAISKAGPSLILAYAIAGLVIFFIMRALGELLMYRPVSGSFSEYAREFIGPFWGYVTGWTYWLFWVVTGITEVTAAAQYMSFWTHGSIPQWAYALIFTLILYAVNLISVKLFGELEFWFSMVKVTAIVGMILICAGILTVGFSDAADTATVANLWNDHGFFPKGIGGTLMTLQIVMFAFLAVELVGVTAGESKDPEKTLPKAINTVPWRIAVFYIGALIMILSVVPWHEFQPGVSPFVAAFQKMGLGVGAGIVNFVVLTAALSSCNSGMYSTGRMLRDLALNGQGPKVFTKLTRSGTPLVGTSVSAGLMLVGVWINYVAPGKAFDYVVSFATISGMWAWIMILVCQIRYRAKSDRGELPQSTFRAPGAPWTSWFALLFIGMVIVMMGIDKDSRVSLYCAPLWALILGVSYLVLKAKNPENKAFAKRD from the coding sequence ATGACCTCAGCGCAGGTCGACCAGCACGGAGACCGTCCTGCCGGCAATGAGGCCGCGGGGACCGACAGCGTCAACGAACCGGGCGAAGTCGCGGGCGAGGGTTACCAGCGGGGCCTCGGGGCCCGGCAGATCCAGATGATCGCGATCGGCGGTGCCATCGGCACCGGCCTCTTCCTCGGCGCGGGCAAGGCCATCTCCAAGGCCGGACCCAGCCTCATCCTGGCGTACGCCATCGCCGGCCTCGTCATCTTCTTCATCATGCGCGCCCTCGGCGAGCTGCTCATGTACCGGCCCGTCTCGGGCTCCTTCTCGGAGTACGCCCGCGAGTTCATCGGCCCGTTCTGGGGCTATGTGACCGGCTGGACGTACTGGCTCTTCTGGGTCGTCACCGGCATCACCGAAGTGACCGCGGCCGCCCAGTACATGTCCTTCTGGACCCACGGCAGCATCCCGCAATGGGCGTACGCCCTGATCTTCACGCTCATCCTGTACGCCGTGAACCTCATCTCCGTGAAGCTCTTCGGCGAGCTGGAGTTCTGGTTCTCCATGGTCAAGGTCACCGCCATCGTCGGCATGATCCTGATCTGCGCCGGCATCCTGACCGTGGGCTTCTCCGACGCCGCGGACACCGCCACCGTCGCCAACCTCTGGAACGACCACGGCTTCTTCCCCAAGGGCATCGGCGGCACGCTGATGACGCTCCAGATCGTGATGTTCGCCTTCCTCGCCGTCGAGCTGGTCGGCGTGACCGCGGGCGAGTCCAAGGACCCCGAGAAGACGCTGCCCAAGGCCATCAACACCGTGCCGTGGCGCATCGCCGTCTTCTACATCGGCGCCCTGATCATGATCCTCTCGGTCGTCCCGTGGCACGAGTTCCAGCCCGGCGTGAGCCCCTTCGTCGCCGCGTTCCAGAAGATGGGCCTCGGCGTCGGCGCGGGCATCGTCAACTTCGTCGTGCTGACCGCCGCGCTCTCCTCCTGCAACTCGGGCATGTACTCCACCGGCCGCATGCTGCGCGACCTCGCGCTCAACGGCCAGGGCCCCAAGGTCTTCACCAAGCTCACCAGGAGCGGCACCCCGCTGGTGGGCACCTCGGTCTCCGCCGGGCTCATGCTGGTCGGTGTCTGGATCAACTACGTCGCGCCCGGCAAGGCCTTCGACTACGTCGTCTCCTTCGCCACCATCTCCGGCATGTGGGCCTGGATCATGATCCTGGTCTGCCAGATCCGCTACCGCGCCAAGTCCGACCGCGGCGAACTGCCACAGTCCACCTTCCGCGCCCCCGGAGCCCCGTGGACCAGCTGGTTCGCGCTGCTCTTCATCGGCATGGTCATCGTCATGATGGGCATCGACAAGGACTCCCGCGTCTCGCTGTACTGCGCGCCGCTGTGGGCCCTGATCCTGGGCGTCTCCTACCTGGTCCTCAAGGCCAAGAACCCGGAGAACAAGGCGTTCGCCAAGCGCGACTGA